One part of the Glycine soja cultivar W05 chromosome 11, ASM419377v2, whole genome shotgun sequence genome encodes these proteins:
- the LOC114373553 gene encoding uncharacterized protein LOC114373553 isoform X1 — MASSQEKRIMVLAMDAHEHSNYALEWTLDHFFTPFGANAPFNLVIVNAKPSPPPAVSMAGPGALGSEIFPAVQVQLKANAEQIAEKAKQFCASKSVLEVLVEVVEGDARNVLCDAVDRHRASVLVLGSHGYGAIKRAVLGSVSDHCARHAHCSVMIVKRPKFKY; from the exons ATGGCAAGTTCTCAAGAGAAGCGAATAATGGTGTTAGCCATGGATGCACATGAGCATAGCAACTATGCCTTGGAGTGGACCCTAGACCATTTCTTCACCCCTTTTGGTGCAAATGCTCCTTTCAATCTTGTTATCGTCAATGCCAAACCCTCTCCTCCCCCGGCTGTCAGTATGGCAGGACCtg GAGCCCTAGGATCTGAAATTTTTCCAGCCGTACAGGTGCAGCTGAAAGCGAATGCTGAACAAATTGCAGAAAAGGCAAAGCAATTTTGTGCCAGTAAATCG GTTCTTGAGGTGCTAGTGGAAGTGGTCGAAGGTGATGCTAGGAACGTGTTGTGTGATGCTGTAGACAGACACCGTGCATCTGTATTGGTTTTGGGTAGCCACGGCTACGGAGCTATCAAAAG AGCAGTTTTAGGAAGTGTGAGTGACCATTGTGCTCGTCATGCTCATTGTTCGGTGATGATTGTGAAGAGGCCCAAGTTCAAATATTAA
- the LOC114374019 gene encoding probable NOT transcription complex subunit VIP2 isoform X1: MSSLLNSSLNGSASNLPDGAGRSFATSFSGQSGVASPVFHHSGSIQGLHNIHGSFNVPNMPSTLTSRNSTINSVRTGGGVQQPSASLSSGRFASNNLPVALSQLSHGGSHGHSGVNNRGGLGVSPILGNAGPRITSSMGNMVGGGNIGRISPGGLSVPGLASRLNLSGNAGSGGLGVQGQNRLMSGVLPQGSPQVISMLGNSYPSAGGSLSQSHVQTVNNLNSMGMLNDVNSGDSTPFDINDFPQLTNRPSSAGGPQGQLGSLRKQGLGVSPIVQQNQEFSIQNEDFPALPGFKGGNSDFAMDMYQKEQLHDNTMSMMQSQHFSQMGRTAGFSLGGLYPSHRTQQQQQHAPSVSSNGVSFSSVNNQDLLHLHGTDIFPSSHSTYHSQTSGPPGIGLRPLNSPNTVSGMGSYDQLIQQYQQHQNQSQFRLQQMSSANQSFRDQGMKSMQTAQSNPDPFGALGLFSVVHISDPNLKYLAHGIDLTTLGLNLNSTENLYKTFRSPWSDEPAKGDPEFSVLQCYYAKQSPSLHQGYFSKFSVETLFYIFYSMPKDEAQLYAANELYKRGWFYHKEHRLWFIRVPNMEPLVKTNTYERGSYHCFDPNTFETVRKDNFVLHYEVVEKRPSVPQH; encoded by the exons ATGTCGAGCTTACTTAAT TCTTCTCTGAACGGGTCTGCTTCTAATCTTCCAGATGGTGCTGGGCGATCCTTTGCTACGTCTTTCTCTGGTCAGTCTGGTGTAGCCTCCCCAGTTTTTCATCACTCTG GTTCTATTCAGGGATTGCACAACATTCATGGGAGCTTTAATGTACCCAATATGCCCAGTACACTTACGTCAAGAAACTCAACAATAAATAGCGTTCGAACTGGGGGAGGAGTTCAACAACCTTCGGCAAGCCTTTCAAGTGGAAGATTTGCATCTAATAATCTACCCGTTGCTCTGTCACAG CTATCTCATGGAGGCTCCCATGGACATTCAGGAGTCAACAATAGAGGAG GATTGGGAGTATCCCCAATTTTGGGAAATGCAGGTCCTCGTATCACAAGTTCCATGGGAAACATGGTTGGTGGAGGGAACATTGGGAGGATAAGCCCTGGAGGATTGTCTGTTCCAGGTCTTGCTTCTCGTCTAAATTTAAGTGGAAATGCTGGATCTGGTGGTTTAGGTGTGCAAGGACAGAATCGATTGATGAGTGGTGTGCTTCCACAAG GATCTCCACAGGTAATTTCAATGCTAGGAAATTCCTATCCTAGTGCTGGAGGTTCGCTTTCACAAAGTCATGTTCAAACAGTAAATAACTTGAACTCTATGGGAATGCTGAATGATGTGAATTCTGGTGACAGTACACCTTTTGACATCAATGACTTCCCTCAACTGACAAATCGTCCTAGTTCTGCTGGTGGGCCTCAAGGACAGTTGG GTTCTTTACGaaaacagggtcttggagttagTCCCATTGTCCAACAAAACCAAGAGTTTAGTATTCAAAATGAAGACTTCCCAGCTTTACCAGGATTCAAAG GTGGTAATTCAGATTTTGCTATGGATATGTACCAGAAAGAACAACTTCATGATAATACCATGTCAATGATGCAATCTCAACATTTCTCC CAGATGGGGAGGACTGCTGGTTTCAGTTTGGGAGGATTATATCCATCACATCGTACACAACAGCAACAGCAGCATGCCCCTTCTGTCAGTAGCAATGGTGTCTCCTTTTCATCTGTAAACAATCAAGATCTTCTCCATCTGCATGGAACGGATATTTTTCCATCTTCACACTCAACATATCATTCCCAG ACCAGTGGACCTCCTGGCATTGGACTAAGGCCTCTGAATTCTCCGAATACGGTTTCTGGTATGGGTTCATATGACCAGCTTATCCAGCAGTATCAACAGCACCAGAACCAGTCCCAGTTCCGCCTTCAGCAGATGTCATCTGCAAATCAGTCTTTTAGGGATCAGGGCATGAAGTCTATGCAAACTGCTCAATCTAATCCAGATCCATTTGGTGCACTGGGCTTGTTCAGTGTAGTCCATATAAGTGATCCTAACCTGAAATATCTTGCTCATGGGATTGATCTTACAACACTTGGGTTGAATTTGAATTCAACAGAAAACCTTTACAAGACTTTTCGGTCTCCGTGGTCTGATGAACCGGCCAAGGGTGATCCAGAGTTCAGTGTGCTACAATGTTATTATGCTAAACAGTCTCCTTCCCTTCAT CAAGGTTATTTTTCAAAGTTTTCAGTggaaactttattttacatattttacag CATGCCCAAAGATGAAGCACAACTATATGCGGCAAATGAACT TTACAAACGTGGTTGGTTTTATCATAAAGAGCATCGTTTATGGTTTATAAGAGTTCCCAACATGGAGCCGCTTGTCAAAACAAACACATACGAGAGAGGATCTTACCACTGTTTTGATCCAAACACTTTTGAAACAGTCCGGaag GATAATTTTGTTCTTCATTATGAAGTGGTGGAAAAGAGACCTTCTGTGCCTCAACATTGA
- the LOC114374019 gene encoding probable NOT transcription complex subunit VIP2 isoform X2, with the protein MSSLLNSSLNGSASNLPDGAGRSFATSFSGQSGVASPVFHHSGSIQGLHNIHGSFNVPNMPSTLTSRNSTINSVRTGGGVQQPSASLSSGRFASNNLPVALSQLSHGGSHGHSGVNNRGGLGVSPILGNAGPRITSSMGNMVGGGNIGRISPGGLSVPGLASRLNLSGNAGSGGLGVQGQNRLMSGVLPQGSPQVISMLGNSYPSAGGSLSQSHVQTVNNLNSMGMLNDVNSGDSTPFDINDFPQLTNRPSSAGGPQGQLGSLRKQGLGVSPIVQQNQEFSIQNEDFPALPGFKGGNSDFAMDMYQKEQLHDNTMSMMQSQHFSMGRTAGFSLGGLYPSHRTQQQQQHAPSVSSNGVSFSSVNNQDLLHLHGTDIFPSSHSTYHSQTSGPPGIGLRPLNSPNTVSGMGSYDQLIQQYQQHQNQSQFRLQQMSSANQSFRDQGMKSMQTAQSNPDPFGALGLFSVVHISDPNLKYLAHGIDLTTLGLNLNSTENLYKTFRSPWSDEPAKGDPEFSVLQCYYAKQSPSLHQGYFSKFSVETLFYIFYSMPKDEAQLYAANELYKRGWFYHKEHRLWFIRVPNMEPLVKTNTYERGSYHCFDPNTFETVRKDNFVLHYEVVEKRPSVPQH; encoded by the exons ATGTCGAGCTTACTTAAT TCTTCTCTGAACGGGTCTGCTTCTAATCTTCCAGATGGTGCTGGGCGATCCTTTGCTACGTCTTTCTCTGGTCAGTCTGGTGTAGCCTCCCCAGTTTTTCATCACTCTG GTTCTATTCAGGGATTGCACAACATTCATGGGAGCTTTAATGTACCCAATATGCCCAGTACACTTACGTCAAGAAACTCAACAATAAATAGCGTTCGAACTGGGGGAGGAGTTCAACAACCTTCGGCAAGCCTTTCAAGTGGAAGATTTGCATCTAATAATCTACCCGTTGCTCTGTCACAG CTATCTCATGGAGGCTCCCATGGACATTCAGGAGTCAACAATAGAGGAG GATTGGGAGTATCCCCAATTTTGGGAAATGCAGGTCCTCGTATCACAAGTTCCATGGGAAACATGGTTGGTGGAGGGAACATTGGGAGGATAAGCCCTGGAGGATTGTCTGTTCCAGGTCTTGCTTCTCGTCTAAATTTAAGTGGAAATGCTGGATCTGGTGGTTTAGGTGTGCAAGGACAGAATCGATTGATGAGTGGTGTGCTTCCACAAG GATCTCCACAGGTAATTTCAATGCTAGGAAATTCCTATCCTAGTGCTGGAGGTTCGCTTTCACAAAGTCATGTTCAAACAGTAAATAACTTGAACTCTATGGGAATGCTGAATGATGTGAATTCTGGTGACAGTACACCTTTTGACATCAATGACTTCCCTCAACTGACAAATCGTCCTAGTTCTGCTGGTGGGCCTCAAGGACAGTTGG GTTCTTTACGaaaacagggtcttggagttagTCCCATTGTCCAACAAAACCAAGAGTTTAGTATTCAAAATGAAGACTTCCCAGCTTTACCAGGATTCAAAG GTGGTAATTCAGATTTTGCTATGGATATGTACCAGAAAGAACAACTTCATGATAATACCATGTCAATGATGCAATCTCAACATTTCTCC ATGGGGAGGACTGCTGGTTTCAGTTTGGGAGGATTATATCCATCACATCGTACACAACAGCAACAGCAGCATGCCCCTTCTGTCAGTAGCAATGGTGTCTCCTTTTCATCTGTAAACAATCAAGATCTTCTCCATCTGCATGGAACGGATATTTTTCCATCTTCACACTCAACATATCATTCCCAG ACCAGTGGACCTCCTGGCATTGGACTAAGGCCTCTGAATTCTCCGAATACGGTTTCTGGTATGGGTTCATATGACCAGCTTATCCAGCAGTATCAACAGCACCAGAACCAGTCCCAGTTCCGCCTTCAGCAGATGTCATCTGCAAATCAGTCTTTTAGGGATCAGGGCATGAAGTCTATGCAAACTGCTCAATCTAATCCAGATCCATTTGGTGCACTGGGCTTGTTCAGTGTAGTCCATATAAGTGATCCTAACCTGAAATATCTTGCTCATGGGATTGATCTTACAACACTTGGGTTGAATTTGAATTCAACAGAAAACCTTTACAAGACTTTTCGGTCTCCGTGGTCTGATGAACCGGCCAAGGGTGATCCAGAGTTCAGTGTGCTACAATGTTATTATGCTAAACAGTCTCCTTCCCTTCAT CAAGGTTATTTTTCAAAGTTTTCAGTggaaactttattttacatattttacag CATGCCCAAAGATGAAGCACAACTATATGCGGCAAATGAACT TTACAAACGTGGTTGGTTTTATCATAAAGAGCATCGTTTATGGTTTATAAGAGTTCCCAACATGGAGCCGCTTGTCAAAACAAACACATACGAGAGAGGATCTTACCACTGTTTTGATCCAAACACTTTTGAAACAGTCCGGaag GATAATTTTGTTCTTCATTATGAAGTGGTGGAAAAGAGACCTTCTGTGCCTCAACATTGA
- the LOC114374020 gene encoding ankyrin repeat-containing protein At5g02620-like — protein sequence MATPAMQAVNTPRKKMTKQLTGKRDDTPLHSAARAGKLAVLKDIILETDETELHELLAKQNQDGETPLYIAAEYGYVDVVREMIQYYDLVDAGIKARNGFDALHIAAKQGDLDVLKILMEGHPELSMTVDPSNTTALHTAAIQGHTEIVKFLLEAGSSLATIARSNGKTALHSAARNGHLEVVKALLEKEPGVATRTDKKGQTALHMAVKGQKIEVVEELIKADPSLINMLDSKGNTALHIATRKGRAQIVKLLLEQKENVTSAVNRCGETAVDTAEKTGNHEVQAILLEHGVQSARTIKPPQGTTATTARELKQTVSDIKHEVHHQLEHTRQTRKRVQGIAKRINKMHAEGLNNAINSTTVVAVLIATVAFAAIFTVPGQFVDDPNNIPPGMSLGEANIAPQAPFIIFFVFDSIALFISLAVVVVQTSVVVIESKAKKQMMAVINKLMWLACVLISVAFLALSFVVVGKEEKWLAIGVTIIGTTIMATTLGTMCYWVIRHRIEASNLRNIRKSSLQSKSKSFSVSAFSDSELLNSEYYKKMYAI from the exons ATGGCAACACCAGCGATGCAGGCAGTAAACACCCCaaggaaaaaaatgacaaaacaaTTGACAGGAAAAAGGGATGATACACCTTTGCATTCTGCTGCAAGAGCAGGGAAGTTGGCTGTGTTGAAAGATATCATTTTGGAAACTGATGAGACTGAATTGCATGAGTTATTAGCCAAGCAGAATCAAGATGGGGAAACGCCCCTTTATATTGCTGCTGAATATGGTTACGTTGATGTAGTTAGGGAGATGATTCAGTATTATGATCTTGTTGATGCTGGAATTAAGGCTAGAAATGGTTTTGATGCATTGCACATTGCTGCTAAACAAGGGGATTTAG ATGTACTAAAGATTCTTATGGAGGGTCATCCTGAGTTGTCAATGACTGTGGATCCATCCAACACCACTGCTTTGCACACAGCTGCAATACAAGGTCACACTGAGATAGTGAAATTCCTATTGGAAGCGGGAAGTAGTCTGGCAACCATTGCAAGAAGTAATGGGAAAACAGCTCTTCATTCTGCTGCAAGAAATGGACATTTGGAGGTTGTGAAAGCACTTCTTGAGAAGGAACCTGGTGTTGCAACGCGGACCGATAAGAAGGGCCAGACAGCACTTCACATGGCAGTGAAGGGACAAAAAATTGAGGTGGTGGAGGAGTTGATAAAAGCAGATCCCTCATTAATAAACATGCTTGATAGTAAGGGAAACACAGCATTGCATATAGCAACCAGGAAGGGCAGAGCTCAG ATTGTAAAGTTGCTTCTAGAACAGAAGGAAAATGTTACAAGTGCAGTGAACAGATGTGGTGAAACAGCAGTAGACACTGCTGAGAAAACAGGAAACCATGAGGTGCAAGCCATTCTTCTTGAACATGGTGTTCAGAGTGCAAGAACCATAAAGCCCCCTCAGGGCACAACGGCTACCACAGCTCGTGAGTTGAAACAAACAGTAAGCGACATAAAGCACGAGGTCCATCACCAGTTAGAACACACACGCCAAACCAGAAAACGCGTTCAAGGCATTGCCAAACGTATAAACAAAATGCATGCAGAAGGACTCAACAATGCAATAAACTCCACAACTGTGGTGGCAGTGCTAATTGCCACTGTGGCCTTTGCTGCTATTTTCACAGTCCCAGGCCAATTTGTTGATGACCCAAATAACATTCCTCCGGGAATGTCCCTTGGTGAAGCAAACATAGCCCCACAAGCCCCGTTCATCATTTTCTTTGTGTTTGATTCCATTGCACTGTTTATCTCTTTGGCTGTTGTGGTGGTGCAAACCTCGGTTGTGGTTATAGAAAGCAAAGCAAAGAAGCAAATGATGGCTGTGATTAACAAGCTCATGTGGCTGGCTTGTGTTCTTATTTCGGTGGCGTTCTTGGCACTGTCTTTTGTTGTGGTGGGGAAGGAAGAGAAGTGGCTGGCCATAGGAGTGACCATTATAGGGACAACCATAATGGCTACAACGTTGGGGACTATGTGTTACTGGGTCATTAGGCATCGCATTGAGGCTTCGAATTTGAGGAACATTCGGAAATCTTCCTTGCAAAGCAAGTCAAAGTCTTTCTCAGTTTCGGCCTTTTCAGATTCTGAGCTACTAAACAGTGAGTATTATAAGAAAATGTATGCGATTTAG
- the LOC114374019 gene encoding probable NOT transcription complex subunit VIP2 isoform X3, which yields MSSLLNSSLNGSASNLPDGAGRSFATSFSGQSGVASPVFHHSGSIQGLHNIHGSFNVPNMPSTLTSRNSTINSVRTGGGVQQPSASLSSGRFASNNLPVALSQLSHGGSHGHSGVNNRGGLGVSPILGNAGPRITSSMGNMVGGGNIGRISPGGLSVPGLASRLNLSGNAGSGGLGVQGQNRLMSGVLPQGSPQVISMLGNSYPSAGGSLSQSHVQTVNNLNSMGMLNDVNSGDSTPFDINDFPQLTNRPSSAGSLRKQGLGVSPIVQQNQEFSIQNEDFPALPGFKGGNSDFAMDMYQKEQLHDNTMSMMQSQHFSQMGRTAGFSLGGLYPSHRTQQQQQHAPSVSSNGVSFSSVNNQDLLHLHGTDIFPSSHSTYHSQTSGPPGIGLRPLNSPNTVSGMGSYDQLIQQYQQHQNQSQFRLQQMSSANQSFRDQGMKSMQTAQSNPDPFGALGLFSVVHISDPNLKYLAHGIDLTTLGLNLNSTENLYKTFRSPWSDEPAKGDPEFSVLQCYYAKQSPSLHQGYFSKFSVETLFYIFYSMPKDEAQLYAANELYKRGWFYHKEHRLWFIRVPNMEPLVKTNTYERGSYHCFDPNTFETVRKDNFVLHYEVVEKRPSVPQH from the exons ATGTCGAGCTTACTTAAT TCTTCTCTGAACGGGTCTGCTTCTAATCTTCCAGATGGTGCTGGGCGATCCTTTGCTACGTCTTTCTCTGGTCAGTCTGGTGTAGCCTCCCCAGTTTTTCATCACTCTG GTTCTATTCAGGGATTGCACAACATTCATGGGAGCTTTAATGTACCCAATATGCCCAGTACACTTACGTCAAGAAACTCAACAATAAATAGCGTTCGAACTGGGGGAGGAGTTCAACAACCTTCGGCAAGCCTTTCAAGTGGAAGATTTGCATCTAATAATCTACCCGTTGCTCTGTCACAG CTATCTCATGGAGGCTCCCATGGACATTCAGGAGTCAACAATAGAGGAG GATTGGGAGTATCCCCAATTTTGGGAAATGCAGGTCCTCGTATCACAAGTTCCATGGGAAACATGGTTGGTGGAGGGAACATTGGGAGGATAAGCCCTGGAGGATTGTCTGTTCCAGGTCTTGCTTCTCGTCTAAATTTAAGTGGAAATGCTGGATCTGGTGGTTTAGGTGTGCAAGGACAGAATCGATTGATGAGTGGTGTGCTTCCACAAG GATCTCCACAGGTAATTTCAATGCTAGGAAATTCCTATCCTAGTGCTGGAGGTTCGCTTTCACAAAGTCATGTTCAAACAGTAAATAACTTGAACTCTATGGGAATGCTGAATGATGTGAATTCTGGTGACAGTACACCTTTTGACATCAATGACTTCCCTCAACTGACAAATCGTCCTAGTTCTGCTG GTTCTTTACGaaaacagggtcttggagttagTCCCATTGTCCAACAAAACCAAGAGTTTAGTATTCAAAATGAAGACTTCCCAGCTTTACCAGGATTCAAAG GTGGTAATTCAGATTTTGCTATGGATATGTACCAGAAAGAACAACTTCATGATAATACCATGTCAATGATGCAATCTCAACATTTCTCC CAGATGGGGAGGACTGCTGGTTTCAGTTTGGGAGGATTATATCCATCACATCGTACACAACAGCAACAGCAGCATGCCCCTTCTGTCAGTAGCAATGGTGTCTCCTTTTCATCTGTAAACAATCAAGATCTTCTCCATCTGCATGGAACGGATATTTTTCCATCTTCACACTCAACATATCATTCCCAG ACCAGTGGACCTCCTGGCATTGGACTAAGGCCTCTGAATTCTCCGAATACGGTTTCTGGTATGGGTTCATATGACCAGCTTATCCAGCAGTATCAACAGCACCAGAACCAGTCCCAGTTCCGCCTTCAGCAGATGTCATCTGCAAATCAGTCTTTTAGGGATCAGGGCATGAAGTCTATGCAAACTGCTCAATCTAATCCAGATCCATTTGGTGCACTGGGCTTGTTCAGTGTAGTCCATATAAGTGATCCTAACCTGAAATATCTTGCTCATGGGATTGATCTTACAACACTTGGGTTGAATTTGAATTCAACAGAAAACCTTTACAAGACTTTTCGGTCTCCGTGGTCTGATGAACCGGCCAAGGGTGATCCAGAGTTCAGTGTGCTACAATGTTATTATGCTAAACAGTCTCCTTCCCTTCAT CAAGGTTATTTTTCAAAGTTTTCAGTggaaactttattttacatattttacag CATGCCCAAAGATGAAGCACAACTATATGCGGCAAATGAACT TTACAAACGTGGTTGGTTTTATCATAAAGAGCATCGTTTATGGTTTATAAGAGTTCCCAACATGGAGCCGCTTGTCAAAACAAACACATACGAGAGAGGATCTTACCACTGTTTTGATCCAAACACTTTTGAAACAGTCCGGaag GATAATTTTGTTCTTCATTATGAAGTGGTGGAAAAGAGACCTTCTGTGCCTCAACATTGA
- the LOC114373553 gene encoding uncharacterized protein LOC114373553 isoform X2, with product MASSQEKRIMVLAMDAHEHSNYALEWTLDHFFTPFGANAPFNLVIVNAKPSPPPAVSMAGPGALGSEIFPAVQVQLKANAEQIAEKAKQFCASKSVLEVLVEVVEGDARNVLCDAVDRHRASVLVLGSHGYGAIKSFRKCE from the exons ATGGCAAGTTCTCAAGAGAAGCGAATAATGGTGTTAGCCATGGATGCACATGAGCATAGCAACTATGCCTTGGAGTGGACCCTAGACCATTTCTTCACCCCTTTTGGTGCAAATGCTCCTTTCAATCTTGTTATCGTCAATGCCAAACCCTCTCCTCCCCCGGCTGTCAGTATGGCAGGACCtg GAGCCCTAGGATCTGAAATTTTTCCAGCCGTACAGGTGCAGCTGAAAGCGAATGCTGAACAAATTGCAGAAAAGGCAAAGCAATTTTGTGCCAGTAAATCG GTTCTTGAGGTGCTAGTGGAAGTGGTCGAAGGTGATGCTAGGAACGTGTTGTGTGATGCTGTAGACAGACACCGTGCATCTGTATTGGTTTTGGGTAGCCACGGCTACGGAGCTATCAAAAG TTTTAGGAAGTGTGAGTGA
- the LOC114376943 gene encoding receptor-like protein kinase HERK 1 — protein MTDYWRNIGFFICVLSIFPLVCFCATFVPVDNYLIDCGATASTSVGTRNFIADNNKDLLSTQEDILATTSLKSVTSSSDDLPLYQTARVFTGSSKYTFKIKQKGRHWIRLYFFPSTYEKYNLSAADFTVSTQNHVLFRSLNMQKDPVMKEYSVNVTSDTLVLTFTPSGNSTAFVNAIEVVSVPDDLIVDDGFALDPSVTSSGLVTQALETVWRVNMGGPTLTPINDTLQRTWVPDQSFLLEPNLASNFSNIKGVKYENRGQATENTAPPTVYGTLTQMNSSNDPRSIFNVTWQFDVSPGFQYLVRLHFCDVVSKALNVLIFNAYVDSKLAASSADPSTTSNNALGVPYYRDLVTAVAVSKTLRVGIGPSDLNKDYPNAILNGLEIMKMNNSMGNLIPGAGSVAITSGSSSKKTGMIVGVSVGVVGAVVLAGLFFVLCRKRRRLVQRQSKTWVPLSINDGTTSHTMGSKYSNGTTLSAASNFEYRVPFVAVQEATNNFDESWVIGIGGFGKVYKGELSDGTKVAVKRGNPRSQQGLAEFRTEIEMLSQFRHRHLVSLIGYCDERNEMILIYEYMEKGTLKGHLYGSGLPSLSWKERLEICIGSARGLHYLHTGYAKAVIHRDVKSANILLDENLMAKVADFGLSKTGPEIDQTHVSTAVKGSFGYLDPEYFRRQQLTEKSDVYSFGVVLFEVLCARPVIDPTLPREMVNLAEWALKWQKKGQLEQIIDQTLAGKIRPDSLRKFGETAEKCLADYGVDRPSMGDVLWNLEYALQLQEAVVQGDPEENSTNMIGELSPQVNNFNQDASASVTQFAGSGLDDLSGVSMSRVFSQLVKSEGR, from the coding sequence ATGACTGATTATTGGAGAAATATTGGTTTCTTTATATGTGTTTTATCAATCTTCCCCCTTGTATGCTTCTGTGCCACCTTTGTTCCAGTAGATAATTATCTTATAGACTGTGGAGCAACTGCAAGTACTTCAGTAGGTACACGCAATTTCATAGCAGATAACAACAAGGATCTCCTTTCCACACAAGAAGATATTCTTGCCACTACCTCCTTAAAATCAGTTACTTCTTCCTCCGATGATTTGCCTCTCTATCAAACTGCAAGAGTCTTCACTGGATCCTCAAAGTacacttttaaaattaagcagAAGGGGAGGCACTGGATCCGTCTCTATTTCTTTCCATCCACTTATGAAAAGTACAATTTGAGTGCTGCAGATTTCACTGTTTCCACCCAAAACCATGTCCTTTTCAGAAGCCTCAACATGCAGAAAGATCCTGTGATGAAGGAGTACTCAGTGAATGTGACCTCAGACACCCTTGTTCTCACTTTTACCCCTTCAGGAAATTCCACTGCTTTTGTGAATGCCATTGAAGTTGTTTCTGTCCCTGATGACCTAATTGTTGATGATGGTTTTGCCTTAGATCCATCAGTAACCTCTTCTGGGTTGGTGACACAAGCACTTGAGACAGTTTGGAGGGTTAACATGGGAGGTCCTACTCTGACCCCTATTAATGACACCCTTCAAAGAACTTGGGTTCCAGATCAAAGTTTCCTTTTGGAACCCAACCTTGCCTCAAATTTTTCCAATATTAAGGGTGTTAAATACGAGAAccgcgggcaagcaacagaaaACACTGCTCCGCCTACCGTTTACGGGACTCTCACACAGATGAATTCAAGCAATGATCCCCGTAGTATTTTCAATGTGACATGGCAGTTTGATGTGAGTCCCGGATTTCAGTACCTTGTTCGACTTCACTTCTGCGATGTAGTCAGTAAAGCTCTCAATGTACTCATCTTCAATGCTTATGTAGACTCCAAGCTCGCTGCCTCCAGTGCTGATCCCAGTACTACTAGCAATAATGCTTTGGGTGTTCCATATTATAGGGATCTGGTTACAGCCGTGGCAGTAAGCAAAACGCTTCGTGTAGGTATTGGTCCTTCAGATCTAAATAAGGATTACCCTAATGCCATTTTGAATGGGCTGGAGATCATGAAAATGAACAATTCTATGGGTAATCTTATACCAGGAGCAGGATCTGTGGCTATTACTTCTGGCTCAAGTTCTAAGAAAACTGGCATGATTGTGGGTGTGAGTGTTGGGGTGGTTGGTGCTGTTGTCTTGGCTGGACTTTTCTTTGTACTATGCAGGAAAAGAAGAAGGTTGGTGCAAAGGCAGTCAAAGACATGGGTTCCTCTATCCATAAATGATGGAACTACTTCTCATACCATGGGAAGTAAATATTCTAATGGCACAACACTGAGTGCTGCTTCAAACTTTGAGTACCGTGTCCCTTTTGTGGCGGTTCAGGAGGCTACAAATAATTTCGATGAGAGTTGGGTTATTGGGATAGGTGGTTTTGGAAAAGTGTACAAGGGAGAGTTGAGTGATGGCACAAAAGTGGCAGTTAAGAGGGGGAATCCACGGTCCCAGCAGGGTCTTGCAGAATTCCGAACTGAAATTGAAATGCTGTCTCAGTTCCGTCATCGCCATCTGGTGTCTTTGATTGGTTATTgtgatgaaagaaatgaaatgatCTTGATATATGAATATATGGAGAAGGGAACTCTCAAGGGTCATTTATATGGTTCAGGTCTGCCAAGCTTAAGCTGGAAGGAGAGGCTTGAAATATGCATTGGATCAGCTAGAGGGCTTCATTACCTTCACACTGGCTATGCTAAAGCTGTCATTCATCGCGATGTGAAGTCTGCAAATATCCTACTTGATGAGAACCTAATGGCTAAAGTTGCTGATTTTGGATTATCAAAGACGGGGCCTGAAATCGACCAGACACATGTGAGCACAGCTGTCAAAGGTAGTTTTGGGTACCTTGATCCGGAGTATTTCAGGAGGCAACAACTAACAGAAAAGTCAGATGTGTATTCATTTGGGGTAGTTCTGTTTGAAGTTCTTTGCGCAAGGCCCGTCATAGATCCAACACTTCCTAGAGAAATGGTAAACTTGGCGGAATGGGCGTTGAAATGGCAGAAGAAAGGACAGTTGGAGCAAATCATAGATCAAACACTTGCAGGCAAAATCAGACCAGATTCTCTGAGGAAGTTTGGAGAAACTGCTGAGAAATGCTTGGCTGACTATGGTGTGGACAGGCCTTCTATGGGAGATGTCTTGTGGAATTTGGAGTATGCTCTCCAACTTCAAGAGGCAGTGGTTCAAGGCGACCCTGAAGAAAACAGCACCAATATGATTGGTGAACTCTCTCCTCAGGTCAACAATTTCAACCAGGATGCAAGTGCTTCGGTTACACAATTTGCAGGCTCAGGCCTCGATGATCTGTCTGGTGTTTCTATGAGTAGGGTGTTCTCACAGTTGGTGAAGTCTGAGGGTAGATAG